CAAGATCGTCGGCCAGAACGCGCCGACCATCAGCGCCGCGATCGACGAGATGATCTCGCTGAAGCTGTTCCAGGCCGTCGAGGCCAATTCGCGGGCCAACGCGCTCACCTCACCGGTGGCCGGTAGCGACCTGCCGCCGGCGCTGATGTCGGAGTACCGCAACAACGTCGGTCTCTACCACTCGCTGCTCAACCAGCTCAGCAACGATCTGGACGACGCCGACGCGAAGCTGGTCAAGGATCTGCTCGCCAGCCCGGCGCTGGCGCAGGTGACCACGATGGAGGATGCGCTGCTGCATCCCGCGCCGCCGAAGAACGGTGCGCCGGCGCCGCTTCCGATGACGATCGAGGAGTGGCGGACCGCCGCCAACTCGGTCAGCGAGCAGCTGTTCAACGTGACGATCCAGCAGAACGCCGCGGGCATGACCAGCGCCGCGGATCTGGCGCATTCGCGGTCGCGGGCCGTGTTGGTCAGTGGTGGTAGCGCGATCGCGCTGGCGATCGTGGCGTTCGCGATTGCGGTGTTGCTGGCGAATCGGATCATCGCGCGGTTGCGTCGATTGCGTTCGGAGACTTTGGCTTTGGCGGAGGTGCAGCTGCCGGAGACGATGCGCAAGATCGATGCCGGGGAGCAGGTGGATCCCGCCGCGGAGGCCGCGCACCTGGATTTCGGTAACGACGAGATCGGTGAGGTGGCGCAGGCTTTCAACCGTGCGCATACTGCGGCGGTGTCGGCGGCGATCACCGAGGCGCGGACTCGTGAGGGTGTGCGGTCGGTGTTCTTGAATATCGCGCATCGGAGTCAGATCGTGGTGGCGCGGCAGTTGGAGTTGCTCGATCAGGCGGAGTCGAAGCAGGAGGATCCGGCGTTGCTGGACACCTTCTTCCGCCTGGATCACCTCGCGACTCGTGAGCGTCGTAACGCCGAGAATCTGATCATCCTCGGTGGTGGTAAGCCGGGCCGGCAGTGGCGGCGTCCGGTCCCGTTGATGGAACTGGTCCGCAGCGCTGTGGCCGAGACTCTGGACTATGCGCGGGTGAACACGCATCGTCTGCCGCGGGTGTTCGTGCTGGGCAATGTGGTCGCCGACCTCATGCACCTGCTGGCGGAGTTGGTGGACAATGCGACCGCGTTCTCCCCGCCGCAGTCGCGGGTGGATGTGACCGGTAACAGTGTCGGTAAGGGTGTGGTCGTCGAGGTCAGTGATCAGGGTATGGGTATGCCCGCCGACGAACTCGAGCGCGTCAACGAGATGTTGCGTAACCCACCGGATTTCGGTCTCGCGACCCTGTCCGCGGATTCTCGTCTGGGATTGTTCGTGGTGGCGCAGTTGGCCACTCGTCACGGTATCTCGGTGCGGCTGACCGACTCCGACTATGGCGGTATTCGGGCGATCGTGTTGATCCCGGTCGGCTTGATCACCACCGACGCCCCGGTGGCCGACCACCTCCGCGACCGGGTCCCGGTCCGGCAGGCCCCCGCACCCGCCGCGGTGACCGGTTCCTATCCGATGCAGTCGCTCGAATCTGGTCCTGCCGCACCGGCTTACGCACCCGAGCCGACGTCGTACACACCCGAACCGACGTCGTACGCCCCCGAGCCGACGTATGCGCCCGAACCGGCATACGCGCCCGAGCCGGATCCGGTCGATTCTTTCGCGGCCCAGGACGACGCCGAATTCGGTTTCGATCGTTCGGTTTTCGACACGGGCCGCCATCATGTCGCACCGGCCGATCCGCCGTACCAGCCCCCGCCGCCGGAACGGCCCACCTACGAGCGCCAGTCCTACCAGGAGCCGGCCGACACCTCGTACCTGCGGCCCGCCGCGCCGCCGGAAACGTCGTACGGCCGGCCGGTCGATCAGCCGGATACCGCCTATCTGCGGGCGATCCCGCAGCCCGAACCCGAGCAGCGGCCCTCCGCACGACCGACTCCGTCGGCGCCCTCGGCCGGTGGCGGCGGCACCCGTCCCCCGCTGCCCCGCCGCCGCAAGCAGGCCAGCCTGGCACCCGAACTCGCCGACGACCCACAGGCCGAGGAGTACGGTTCGGAGCCGGCGCGTAGTGCCGATCAGGCGCGGGATTTGATGTCGGCGATCGAGAACGGTACCCGGCAGGGGCGTCGTGCTCGTCCCGAGCCGTATCCGACGTCCGCGAATCCCGTGGCCTCGAACGAACAGGAAGGCGAAGGTGACTTCTTCTACCGCAGGTGATTTGAACTGGCTGCTCGACGACCTCGTCGACCGTCTCGCCGGTGTCCGGTATGCCGTGGTGCATTCCACCGACGGGTTGTTGCTGGGCCGTTGCACCTCGATGACCCGGGAGGACGCCGAGCATTTCGGTGCGATGTCCTCGACGTTGTACGGTCTGGCGCGCAGTGCCGGGACGCGGTTCCGGGGTGGTGCGGTGCGGCAGGCGGTGATCGAGTTGGAGACGGCGGTGTTGTTCGTGACCGCGGCGGGTGCGAATGCGTGCCTGGCGATCCAGGCCGGTGACGACGCGAACCTGGGCATGGTCGCCTACGAGATGAACATCACCGTGCAGCGTCTGGGCAGTTATCTGTCCACCGCGCCGCGTACTCGTGGCCTGGCCGGGCAAGTACCACCTCGAAGGCAGTAACGAGCGGACGCCATGACGCACTACGACACTTCCTGGTTCGACGAAGACGCCCCGCTGCTGCGTCCCTACGCGGTGACCCGGGGCCGTACCGTCGGTGCTGGTCATGAACTCGACATGCTCACCCTCGTGGTGTGCGCACCCCGCGCGCCCCGGCTGCGACGAACCGAGCCGGAGTACACGGACATCATGCGCCTGTGTCAGGTCCCGCAGTCGGTGGCGGAAGTATCCGCCATGCTGCACCTTCCGCTGGCGGTCACCAAAATCCTCGTCGGCGACCTCATCGGCGAGGGCTATCTCGATTTCCGGGCACCGATGCAGACCGACATCGGCCCCAACGACGTGAACCTATTGCGAGCGGTACTCGATGGCATTCGTAGACTCTGACCCCGCGGCCGGGCAACAGCAGCTGGCCGCTTCCGTGAAGATCCTGATCGCCGGTGGATTCGGGGTCGGTAAGACCACCATGGTCGCGGCGATCAGTGAGGTGGCGCCGTTGCGCACCGAGGAGATGATCACCGAGACCTCTGTGGGGGTCGATGATCTGTCCGGTGTGGAGGGCAAGAAGACCACGACCGTGGCGCTGGACTTCGGGCGGATCACCATCGATCCGGGTCTGGTGCTGTATTTGTTCGGTACGCCGGGGCAGGATCGGTTCTGGTTCCTGTGGGACGAGCTGGCCCGGGGTGCGCTGGGTGCGGTGGTGATCGCCGATACCCGCCGGTTGGAGAGCTCGTTCGCGGCGATCGATTTCTTCGAGAAGCGGGGGGTCAGCTTCGCGATCGCGGTCAACTGTTTCGAGGGTGCGCCGGTCTACACCACCGACGAGGTCCGTGACGCGCTCGATCTCGACGGGCACACCCCGGTCGTGTTCTGCGATGCGCGCGACCGCAATGGGGTGAAGAACGTCCTGATGACGTTGGTCGAACACCTCATTACTCGAGCGAGCGCTCAGGCATTACCCTGACCGGTTTCCGCACACGCCGATCGGTCTGCGAACAATTCTGATCGGTTCTTGCATAAAGCAATCCAATGATTCGAGGATTCGCTTGTGCTCGTTCCCAACCCCCGGTTGAGATATGTCTCAAATACCGAATTCGGGGTCCGTTTCCGACTGGTACCGGTTACGGTGTGCCGATGTTCAAACGGACGGTCGGCAGGTCGGTCGGCATCCGGGCGCGGGTGCTCGTGATTGCCTTCGTGCCGAGCGTGGCCTTGTTCGGAATCGGGGTCGGCACAGCCGGTTACCTGCTGAACGAGAGCCGTGACTCGCACGACTGGCTGCAGGTGCTCTCCAATGCCACCGACACCAGCCGCGAGATGGTTGCCGCCTTCGAACAGGAGCGGATGCTGTCGTTGTGGCAGCTGGCCGGTGAGCAGCCCGATCCGGTCGGGCTGGCGCAGGCGCGCCAGCGGGTCGACGCGGTCCTGCGCGCGATCGCTCCCACCCAGAAAGCCATCAACGACAAGTTCAACGACAAGATGGCTTACGACACAGGCAGTTTCGACACCCTCCAGAAGATGCTGCCCCAGATCCGGGCCGCCGTGGACGCCGGGGCCATGGCCGTTCCGGACGTCTACAGCCTCTACACCCGCATCCTCGACGGCGTGGTGACCGGTAGCCAGGTGGTGATGAAGGATTCGCCGAGCGTGTCCGCCACCCTGGAGACCGACAAGGGCGTCCGGGTACTGCTGGCGATGGAGTCGATGGCGCGCAGCGCCTCGCTCACCGCGGCCGTGCTCAACGGCCTGACGCTGCCCGCGCCGCTGCTGGCCGAGTACCGCGACAACGTCGGCTTCTACCATGCCGAACTACCCCGCCTGGTACACGAATTGACCGGTGCCGAAAGCCAATCGGCCGCCGCCGTGATCGCCTCCCCGGCCTGGCAGCAGCTGTCGGCCATGGAGGACTACATCATCCATCCGCCGGCGCCGGCCAAGGCGGGCGGCGCGATCCCGCCCCCGCCGCTGAGCGTGACCGACTGGCGCGCGGCCTACGACCAGCTCACCAAACAGGTGCTCGACCTGTGGCTGAAACAGGCCTCGCGGGGCACCGGCGAGGCCCTGGTCGCCGTCAACCGGACCGCGCAGAACTCGACGCTGGCCGGCGGTGGCGCGCTGGCGGTCTCGCTGGCGGCCTTCCTGGTCGCGCTGTGGCTGGCCAACCGGCTCATCCGGCGGCTGAAGCGGCTGCGCACCGAAACCCTTGCCCTGGCCGAGGACCGGCTGCCCGAACTGATGCGCCGCCTCGCCGCCGGTGAGCACATCGACGTGGAAGCCGAAGCGGCACAACTGGATTTCGGAACCGACGAGGTCGGCGCGGTGGCCCGCGCGTTCAACCGGGCGCACACCGCCGCCGTCTCCGCCGCGATCACCGAGGCGCGCACCCGCGAGGGTGTGCGCGCGGTCTTCCTGAACATCGCGCACCGCAGCCAGATCGTGGTGCACCGCCTGCTGGAGATCCTCGACGACGCGGAATCGCGGCAGGAGGATCCGGCGATGCTGGACACGCTGTTCCGGATGGATCACCTCGCCACCCGCGAGCGCCGCAACGCCGAGAACCTCATCATCCTCGGCGGCGGGCAGCCCGGCCGACAGTGGCGGCGGCCGGTGCCGCTGGTCGAACTGGTCCGCAGCTCCGTCGGCGAGACCCTGGACTACGCGCGGGTGCGCACCGCCCGGATGCCGGCCGTGCACATCGTCGGCGCGGGCGTCGCCGACCTCATCCATCTGCTCGCGGAACTGATCGACAACGCCACCGCCTTCTCGCCGCCGGAGTCCCGGGTGGACATCACCGGCGCCGTGGTCGGCAAGGGCGTGGTCATCGAGATCACCGACCAGGGTATGGGCATGCCGCCCGACACCCTGCACCGGTCCAACGAAATGCTGCGGCAGCCACCGGATTTCGGTGTCGCGACACTGTCGGCGGATTCCCGGCTGGGCCTGTTCGTGGTCGCGCAGCTGGCCACCCGGCACGGAATCTCGGTGCGGCTGACCGACTCCGACTACGGCGGCGTCCGCGCGATCGTGCTGGTGCCGACGCCGCTGATCGCGGCGGAGACCGCAGCCGTCGACCATCTGCCCGACCGCTTCACCCGCATCCCGGATCCGCCGATGACCGGCGAGATGCCCGCCGTGACCGCGTTCGCGCGGCCGGCCGCGGTGGCCGCACCGGTCGCCCGCCCGTTCGCCGGATTGCCGGCGGCCGAACCGATCACGGCCCCGGCCCCGCCGCCGGCGCCTGAACCGCCCCGGCGCGCACCGGCGGTGCCGCACTACGGGGTGGTGCCGAACCGGCCACCGCTGCCGCGCCGCCGTAAGCAGGCCAGCCTCGCACCGGAGCTGTCGCAGCAGCAGCCGAACAGCGAATCCGGTTCGGAGCGGCCACGTTCGGCCGAGCAGGCCCGAGATCTCATGTCGGCCATCAACAACGGCACCCGACAAGGCCGGCGAGCCATCGGCGACTCGACCGCGGCCGTTCGACCGGAACAACAGGAAGGCGAAGGTGACCTCTTCCAACGCAGGTGATCTGAACTGGCTGCTCGACGATCTCGTCGATCGCCTGGCGGGGGTGCGGTTCGCGGTGGTGCACTCCACCGATGGGCTGTTGCTGGGGCGGTGCACGTCCATGAGCCGGGAGGACGCCGAGCATTTCGGTGCGATGTCGGCGACGCTGTACGGGCTGGCGCGTTCGGCGGGTCACCGGTTCGACGGCGGTGGTGTGCGGCAGGCGGTGATCGAACTGGACCGGGCGGTGCTGTTCGTCACCTCGGCGGGTGACAATGCGTGTATCGCGTTGCAGGCCAGCGAGAATGCGAATGTGGGGATGGTGGCGTACGAGATGAACCTGACGGTGGCGCGGGTGGGACCGTACCTGTCGACGGAGACACGTCGTGGTCTGGCCGAACACGCGGAGCACCGGACGTCATGACGCGTTTCGGTCAGCCGTGGTTCGACGACGAGGCGGGTCCGCTGGTCCGTCCGTACGCTGTCACGCGTGGCCGCACGCTCGGGGTGGGCCGGGAACTGGACATGCTGACGGTGGTCGTGACCAAGTCGTCGTCGATCCCGTTGCGGCGCCCTGAGCCGGAGTACCCGGAGATTCTGCGGCTGTGCCATGTGCCGCAGTCGGTGGCCGAAGTGTCGGCGGTGCTGCGATTGCCGTTGGCGGTCACCAAGATTCTCGTGGGCGATTTGATCAGTGACGGGCATCTGAACTTCCGGACGCCCGACCGCACCGACGCGGGTGCCGGTGACATCACCGTCCTGCGTGCCGTACTCGACGGAATTCGAAAGCTGTAGAAACACACCGTGTCTGAACCCACCTCCGCGGCCGTGCTGGCCGCCTCGGTCAAGATCCTCATCGCCGGCGGATTCGGCGTCGGGAAGACGACCATGGTGTCATCGATCAGTGAGGTCGCGCCGCTGCGCACCGAGGAGATGATCACCGAATTGTCCACCGGCGTCGACGATCTGGCGGGGGTGGAGAACAAGAAGACCACCACCGTCGCCCTCGACTTCGGCCGCATCACCATCGACGAGAGCCTGGTGCTGTACCTGTTCGGCACCCCCGGCCAGGACCGGTTCTGGTTCCTGTGGGACGAACTGGCCCGCGGGGCCCTCGGCGCGGTCGTCATCGCCGACACCCGGCGGCTGGAGAACTCGTTCTCCGCGATCGACTTCTTCGAGCGCCGCGGGCTGTCGTTCAACGTCGCGGTGAACTGCTTCGCGGGTGCGCCGATCTACACCCCCGACGAGGTCCGGGAGGCGCTCGACCTCGACGCGCACATCCCGGTCGTGCTGTGCGACGCCCGGGATCGCAACTCCTGCAAGACGGTTCTCACCACGCTGATCGAATACCTCATCGCGCGGGCCGGGGCCCGGGTCTGAGGATTACCGCGCGGCGGGGTCGAGCTCGGCGAACGAGCCGATCCAACGATGCGGCGGCCGTGGCGAATTCGGCTCACCGGGCCGAGTGACGCCCACGGCGTGCCAGCCCGCGGCCACCGCGGCATCGACCTCGTCGGGATGGTCGGACAGGAACAGGATCCGGTCCCCGGCGACGCCGATCGCGCCGGCGATCTTCTCGTACGACGCCGCCTCGCGCTTGGCGCCGGCGTTGTTCAGATCGAACCAGCCGCCGATCAGCGAGGCCAACTCGCCGCCGCGGGCGTGCGCGAACCAGTCCTGCTGATTGCGCACCGACCCGGAAGAGTAGACGTACAGGGCGATCCCGGCCGCGTGCCAGGCCCGCAGCGCCGGGGGCGCGTCCGGGAAGAACTCCCCGTGCAGCGCCCCGGCGCGGAAGCCCTCCGCGCAGATGACGCCCTGCGCGGTCTTCAGCGGTTCGGCCTTCACATCGGAATTCAGCCAGCCCACGAGGATCTCCGCGACCTCGCCGACCTCGGCGTCCGGCCGTCCGGCCAGCTCCCGGGTGGCGGCGATCACGGCGGCGGCCGCACCGTCGCGCTCGGCAGCCAGCCACTGCGGAAGTCGTTGCCGGGTATACCCGTACAGGTCCTCGCGCACCGCGGCGGTCGGACTGGTGGTGCCCTCGATGTCGACGACGATCGTCGTGATCATCGGCCCGTGGTGGTGCCGGTGACCAGCTCGTCGAGGGTCGGGAACTGCTCGCCGATGGTGTCGCCGGTGAAGTCCCCGATCCAGCCGTCCTCCTCCTCGAAGAAGCGGACGGCCACGAACTCCGGCCGGGTACCCATGTCGAACCAGTGCCGGGTGCCCGCGGGCACCGAGACCAGATCGCCCGCGGAGCAGACGGTGGCCAGCACCTCGTCGCCCAGGTGCAGGTAGAAGCAGCCGACGCCGGCCGCGAAGAATCGCACCTCGTCCTCGGCGTGCCGGTGCTCGGCGAGGAATTTGCCGCGGGCCCCCGCGGCGGTGGCCGGCCAGTCCGGGTTGCTGTCGTCCGGGTGGATGCGGGCGATATCGATGTGCTTGTAGCGGCCGTCCGCGTTGAGCTCGCCGAGGCGGTCGGCGTAGTCGGCGAGCAACTGCTCGTTCGTGGTCGCCGCGGTCACGCTCTCCAGCGCCGGCCAGCGGTCGAAAAGGATTCCGCGCCGGGACAGTTCGGCGCCGATCACCTCGGCGTCGGTGGTGCGCAGCCGGACGCCACCGGCGTCGGTGTCGGACATGATCTGCAGCAGCGTCATGGTCAATACTCCTCGGGAACGACGGGTGGATCAGATCTCGCGACGGCCGGTGAGCGTCACCAGTTCGCACATCGCTTCCAGGCATTCGGCGCGGTCGCGGGCCTGGGCGAGGCTCGCACCCCACGCGGTGATGCCGTGGCCGGCGATGAACAGCACCGGCGGCGCGTCGGGGTGCTCGATCAGATACCGTTCGATGTCGGCACCGATACGCGGTACGTCAGGGTGGTTCGCGAACACCGGAATGTCAATGGTTTCGCTCGCGCCGAGACCCTTGATGAGTTCGTAGCCGGTGAACCGCAACGATTCCGCGGCGCCGGCCGAACGCGCGGTGGCATGCGGCGGGTGTACGTGCACCACCGCCGCCGCACCGGTGGCCCGGTACACCGCCGTGTGAATCGTGGTCTCCGCGGACGGTTTCCGCGTCCCGGACACCGCGACGGAATCGGCGATGCGTACACCCACCACATCGGCGGCGGTGAGTTCGCCCTTGGACAGCCCACTTCCGGTCACCACGGCCGTATCGCCTTCGCGCTCCGAGATATTCCCGGCCGTACCCGGCATCCAGCCCTGCGCGTAGAGCTCGCGAGCGATCCCGGCGATCCGATCCCCGGCCGAATCGTGCGCTTCGGCAATGGCACTCGATGCAAACGTGCCGTTGCTGCCGGGTGTGGCGCTCTCATTGCCGGCGCGTGGTGGACGAACCCGGCCGACCACACCGTTCTCGGTCACCACGGCGGTGACCAATTCCGGCGGCGTCACGTCGAACGCCGGATTGAACACCGCGGTGCCGTCGGGTGCCGTCGCCACTCCGGCCACGTGGGTGATCTCGTGCGCGGCCCGTTGCTCGACGACGATCTCGCCGCCGGTCGCGGTGGCCGGATCGCGGGTGGATTCCGGCGCCACCACGACGAACGGCAGTCCGTGATGATGCGCGGCCAGCGCGAGACTGTAGGTACCGATCTTGTTCGCGACCGAACCGTCGGCGGTGACCCGGTCGGCCCCGACGATCACCGCGTCGACCTGTCCGGTCGCCATCGCCCACGCGGCCGCCGAGTCGATCGTGAGCCGGTGCGGGATGCCGGCCTCGGCCAGCTCCCAAGCGGTGAGCCGGGAGCCCTGCAACAGCGGCCGGGTCTCGTCGACCAGCACCGATTCCAGC
This DNA window, taken from Nocardia sp. BMG111209, encodes the following:
- a CDS encoding sensor histidine kinase, whose product is MQRVRLSGVRTRILAIAFVPSLALFGIGVGYTIYLEDEASHAEDFSRSMAGSLSFTKELMASVEDERLLSIAQLSGQDADAKALTAARARVDKALGGLGSTGRSMQRVGGADMDQKVAAFNKLVTVQLPGLRTGVDAGAVQIPDVYAFYTALLDGVDKGSKIVGQNAPTISAAIDEMISLKLFQAVEANSRANALTSPVAGSDLPPALMSEYRNNVGLYHSLLNQLSNDLDDADAKLVKDLLASPALAQVTTMEDALLHPAPPKNGAPAPLPMTIEEWRTAANSVSEQLFNVTIQQNAAGMTSAADLAHSRSRAVLVSGGSAIALAIVAFAIAVLLANRIIARLRRLRSETLALAEVQLPETMRKIDAGEQVDPAAEAAHLDFGNDEIGEVAQAFNRAHTAAVSAAITEARTREGVRSVFLNIAHRSQIVVARQLELLDQAESKQEDPALLDTFFRLDHLATRERRNAENLIILGGGKPGRQWRRPVPLMELVRSAVAETLDYARVNTHRLPRVFVLGNVVADLMHLLAELVDNATAFSPPQSRVDVTGNSVGKGVVVEVSDQGMGMPADELERVNEMLRNPPDFGLATLSADSRLGLFVVAQLATRHGISVRLTDSDYGGIRAIVLIPVGLITTDAPVADHLRDRVPVRQAPAPAAVTGSYPMQSLESGPAAPAYAPEPTSYTPEPTSYAPEPTYAPEPAYAPEPDPVDSFAAQDDAEFGFDRSVFDTGRHHVAPADPPYQPPPPERPTYERQSYQEPADTSYLRPAAPPETSYGRPVDQPDTAYLRAIPQPEPEQRPSARPTPSAPSAGGGGTRPPLPRRRKQASLAPELADDPQAEEYGSEPARSADQARDLMSAIENGTRQGRRARPEPYPTSANPVASNEQEGEGDFFYRR
- a CDS encoding roadblock/LC7 domain-containing protein, with translation MTSSTAGDLNWLLDDLVDRLAGVRYAVVHSTDGLLLGRCTSMTREDAEHFGAMSSTLYGLARSAGTRFRGGAVRQAVIELETAVLFVTAAGANACLAIQAGDDANLGMVAYEMNITVQRLGSYLSTAPRTRGLAGQVPPRRQ
- a CDS encoding DUF742 domain-containing protein; translated protein: MTHYDTSWFDEDAPLLRPYAVTRGRTVGAGHELDMLTLVVCAPRAPRLRRTEPEYTDIMRLCQVPQSVAEVSAMLHLPLAVTKILVGDLIGEGYLDFRAPMQTDIGPNDVNLLRAVLDGIRRL
- a CDS encoding ATP/GTP-binding protein, whose amino-acid sequence is MAFVDSDPAAGQQQLAASVKILIAGGFGVGKTTMVAAISEVAPLRTEEMITETSVGVDDLSGVEGKKTTTVALDFGRITIDPGLVLYLFGTPGQDRFWFLWDELARGALGAVVIADTRRLESSFAAIDFFEKRGVSFAIAVNCFEGAPVYTTDEVRDALDLDGHTPVVFCDARDRNGVKNVLMTLVEHLITRASAQALP
- a CDS encoding sensor histidine kinase — its product is MFKRTVGRSVGIRARVLVIAFVPSVALFGIGVGTAGYLLNESRDSHDWLQVLSNATDTSREMVAAFEQERMLSLWQLAGEQPDPVGLAQARQRVDAVLRAIAPTQKAINDKFNDKMAYDTGSFDTLQKMLPQIRAAVDAGAMAVPDVYSLYTRILDGVVTGSQVVMKDSPSVSATLETDKGVRVLLAMESMARSASLTAAVLNGLTLPAPLLAEYRDNVGFYHAELPRLVHELTGAESQSAAAVIASPAWQQLSAMEDYIIHPPAPAKAGGAIPPPPLSVTDWRAAYDQLTKQVLDLWLKQASRGTGEALVAVNRTAQNSTLAGGGALAVSLAAFLVALWLANRLIRRLKRLRTETLALAEDRLPELMRRLAAGEHIDVEAEAAQLDFGTDEVGAVARAFNRAHTAAVSAAITEARTREGVRAVFLNIAHRSQIVVHRLLEILDDAESRQEDPAMLDTLFRMDHLATRERRNAENLIILGGGQPGRQWRRPVPLVELVRSSVGETLDYARVRTARMPAVHIVGAGVADLIHLLAELIDNATAFSPPESRVDITGAVVGKGVVIEITDQGMGMPPDTLHRSNEMLRQPPDFGVATLSADSRLGLFVVAQLATRHGISVRLTDSDYGGVRAIVLVPTPLIAAETAAVDHLPDRFTRIPDPPMTGEMPAVTAFARPAAVAAPVARPFAGLPAAEPITAPAPPPAPEPPRRAPAVPHYGVVPNRPPLPRRRKQASLAPELSQQQPNSESGSERPRSAEQARDLMSAINNGTRQGRRAIGDSTAAVRPEQQEGEGDLFQRR
- a CDS encoding roadblock/LC7 domain-containing protein; translated protein: MTSSNAGDLNWLLDDLVDRLAGVRFAVVHSTDGLLLGRCTSMSREDAEHFGAMSATLYGLARSAGHRFDGGGVRQAVIELDRAVLFVTSAGDNACIALQASENANVGMVAYEMNLTVARVGPYLSTETRRGLAEHAEHRTS
- a CDS encoding DUF742 domain-containing protein; this translates as MTRFGQPWFDDEAGPLVRPYAVTRGRTLGVGRELDMLTVVVTKSSSIPLRRPEPEYPEILRLCHVPQSVAEVSAVLRLPLAVTKILVGDLISDGHLNFRTPDRTDAGAGDITVLRAVLDGIRKL
- a CDS encoding ATP/GTP-binding protein — encoded protein: MSEPTSAAVLAASVKILIAGGFGVGKTTMVSSISEVAPLRTEEMITELSTGVDDLAGVENKKTTTVALDFGRITIDESLVLYLFGTPGQDRFWFLWDELARGALGAVVIADTRRLENSFSAIDFFERRGLSFNVAVNCFAGAPIYTPDEVREALDLDAHIPVVLCDARDRNSCKTVLTTLIEYLIARAGARV
- the mtnC gene encoding acireductone synthase, encoding MITTIVVDIEGTTSPTAAVREDLYGYTRQRLPQWLAAERDGAAAAVIAATRELAGRPDAEVGEVAEILVGWLNSDVKAEPLKTAQGVICAEGFRAGALHGEFFPDAPPALRAWHAAGIALYVYSSGSVRNQQDWFAHARGGELASLIGGWFDLNNAGAKREAASYEKIAGAIGVAGDRILFLSDHPDEVDAAVAAGWHAVGVTRPGEPNSPRPPHRWIGSFAELDPAAR
- a CDS encoding acireductone dioxygenase yields the protein MTLLQIMSDTDAGGVRLRTTDAEVIGAELSRRGILFDRWPALESVTAATTNEQLLADYADRLGELNADGRYKHIDIARIHPDDSNPDWPATAAGARGKFLAEHRHAEDEVRFFAAGVGCFYLHLGDEVLATVCSAGDLVSVPAGTRHWFDMGTRPEFVAVRFFEEEDGWIGDFTGDTIGEQFPTLDELVTGTTTGR
- a CDS encoding bifunctional S-methyl-5-thioribose-1-phosphate isomerase/methylthioribulose 1-phosphate dehydratase, whose translation is MSEVSIAWVDGALETIDQRALPQQLRPLRITTVDQVIDAIQTLAIRGAPAIGVSGAFGVVIAARAFPDDPARVRAEAARIASARPTAVNLAWGVQRALTRLDGGAQAVLDEALTMLEEDGRVNRDAATHAADLLQRLLPDRPLRILTHCNTGRLATTAFGTALGALRVLHERAALESVLVDETRPLLQGSRLTAWELAEAGIPHRLTIDSAAAWAMATGQVDAVIVGADRVTADGSVANKIGTYSLALAAHHHGLPFVVVAPESTRDPATATGGEIVVEQRAAHEITHVAGVATAPDGTAVFNPAFDVTPPELVTAVVTENGVVGRVRPPRAGNESATPGSNGTFASSAIAEAHDSAGDRIAGIARELYAQGWMPGTAGNISEREGDTAVVTGSGLSKGELTAADVVGVRIADSVAVSGTRKPSAETTIHTAVYRATGAAAVVHVHPPHATARSAGAAESLRFTGYELIKGLGASETIDIPVFANHPDVPRIGADIERYLIEHPDAPPVLFIAGHGITAWGASLAQARDRAECLEAMCELVTLTGRREI